In Saccharicrinis carchari, the DNA window AACCTCGCTTACCTTATCAAGCGTGCTCACAAAATCCAGTATTAGCGGTGTTTTGCTATTTTTTTTTACCAACGATATAGTAGCCTTGCCTAATATATCGTTTTGCAGGCTATCGGCTATAGTGAGTTTCAAGTGGTAGGTAAGCTCCGAAATATCTTTGAAACGTTCCTGTGCCAGTGTATGCGAAACGCCGGAATCAATTATTACCGGTTTGGGTTGTTTACACGATAAAAGCGTGATGAAAAGAGTGGAAATTAACAAGAAGGAGCTTTTCATTACCAAGGGATTAAAGTAAATAGTTCTTAAATGTAATGTAATAAAATATCTCTGCCTACTGTTGAGGGCAGCTTTTACGCTTCAACAACTACATACTACACTTTTTTTGCGAACCGCTGCCTTGGGGAGTCGGTACAGCATATTTTGTTTACCTGACCGGAGGGTGAGCTGCATAGCGCTAACCGATTAGTTCTTTTATTATTGTCTGTGTGGCGCCACGCATATTGTTTACATAATCAACAGAGGCTCTAGATGCGGTAGCTAATTGTTCGGTATTTTTTAAAAGATTGTCGGCTCTTTGGTTAAATTCGGAGCTGTTGTGTATGCAAAATCCACCACCGAGTTGTATGAGGTCGCATGCTTCCTGATATTTCTGGTAATTGGGGCCTATAATAACGGGCAGGCCGAAAGTAGCAGCTTCCAGGGTGTTGTGAATTCCGCTGCCAAAACCACCGCCAATATACGCCACATCTCCGTAACGGTACATCGATGACAGCATGCCCATGGTGTCTACAATCAAAACTCTAAGCTGCTCTGGGTCTACGTCTTGCAGTGCCGTGTAGCGGGCGCATCCAAATGGTTTCATCGCGGTTTCAATCTGTGCCATATGTTCTTCATGAATTTCGTGAGGTGCCAGCAGTAATTTGCAATCGGGATTGTGTTTTAAATAGGCAGATAATAGTTTCTCTCCTGTCGGCCAGGTGCTGCCACCTACAATAACTTTATGTCCCTTGGCAAAAAGAGCCAGTTGCGGGTATTCCCTGGCATTTTGAGCAATTTGATATACGCGGTCAAAACGGGTGTCGCCCGATACTTGACAGTTTGTGATGCCTATATTGGCAAGTAGTTGCGCAGATTCTTCGTCCTGAACATACAATTTGGTAAAGCAACGCAGCATTTTTTTGTACCATCCGCCATACCATCTAAAAAAAGCATGTTGTGGCCTAAAGATGGCAGAAACAATATAGGTGTCAATTCCGGAGCGATGAAGTTGGTTTAAATAATGAAACCAAAACTCGTACTTAACAAAAATAACTTGCTTGGGCTTGATGGCACGTATAAGTTTTTTGGCATTAGCGGGTCTGTCGGCGGGTAAGTAAAACACCTCGTCGGCCAGTGCATAGTTCTTTTGCACTTCGTACCCCGACGGAGAAAAAAAGGTGAGTACTATTTTTTGGGATGGTTTTTTTCTTTTGATGGCTTCTATAATGGGTCTGCCTTGTTCAAACTCGCCCAACGATGCACAGTGTATCCATATGGAAGAATGCTTAATGTGGAGCTCAGAAATTCGACGCATGGTATCGGCTCTTCCCCGGTGAAGTTTTTTCGCTTTGTGATTGAACGGGCTCAGCAGCCAAAGCAAAGCGCTGTATAAAAATATTCCGAGATTGTAAACTATCGACATGATGATGCTAAAAAATAAGTGATATGTTGGTTTTTTACCCGCTGCAAAAGTACGATTTAAAACAAAACGATAGAAATTTAAGCAAGCTTACATGCTGATAAAAATCACCTTGAAAAGCCTCACACGGTGTTTTTATAATTTTGGCATTATACTATCTTTAAAGCCACCTTACAAAACTTAGGTGTAAGCTTTTTATACCCCGTTAACGAGTAATAAAATATACGAATATGGCTACAGATAAATTTGTTGCACGACATATAGGTCCGCGCAAGCACGAGATTAACCAAATGTTAGATGCCATTGGAGCAGAATCGATGGAAGCCCTGATGAATGAGGCAGTTCCATCCAATATCCGATTAAAAGAACCATTACGTCTGGCTCGTGGAATTACCGAGCGGCAGTATTTCAGGAAGATAAAAGATATAGCCGCAAAAAACAAGGTATATAATACCTATATCGGGATGGGATATTACGATACAATAACCCCGGCCGTAATCCATCGTAACGTATTGGAAAACCCGGTTTGGTACACTTCTTACACGCCCTATCAGGCCGAAATATCCCAGGGGCGCCTGGAGGCCTTGCTTAACTTTCAAACGGTAGTGGTTGAGCTTACCGGTATGGAAATTACTAACGCTTCCTTGTTAGACGAGGCCACTGCTGCTGCCGAAGCCATGATGGTGATGTACGATTGCAGACCCCGTCAAATGGCTAAAGACGGAGCCAATATTGTTTTTGTAGATGAAAAGATATGGCCACAGACACGTGCCGTATTGGAAACTCGGGCCAGGCCGCTCGGTATAGAATTGCAGTTTGGTAACTGGCAAAATTATAAGCCGGCTGACAAACATTTTGGGGTGATAATTCAATACCCCAACTCCGATGGTAAGGTGGAGGATTACCGTGCTTTAGTTGAAAAAGCACATGAAAAAGAGTGTCAAGTAGCTGTGGGAGCCGATTTGCTTAGCCTCTCCATGCTTACCCCACCGGGTGAGTGGGGTGCCGATATTGTTTTTGGTTCTACGCAACGCTTTGGGGTGCCTATGGGTTATGGCGGTCCGCATGCCGCTTTTTTTGCAGCCCGTGAGTCGGCCAAGCGCTATATGCCTGGCAGAATCATTGGTATAACCAAAGATGCCAATGGCAAACGCGCCTTGCGCATGGCTTTGCAAACCCGCGAGCAGCATATCAAACGCGAAAAGGCCACATCCAATATATGTACGGCTCAGGCATTGCTTGCCACTATGGCAGGTTTTTATGCCGTATACCACGGCCCGGAGGGAATTACCACTATAGCCAAACAAATTCACGGTATTGCCTCACTACTCGCCGCTGAAATTGAGAAATTGGGCTATAAACAACTAAATGATAACTTTTTCGATACCATCCGTTTTTCTATGGCGCCCCATGCTTCCGTAGAACTTATAGAGCAGTATTCGTTGGAATTGGAGATGAACTTCCGTTATTTTGATAACGACGAGGTGGCCTTAAGTATTGACGAAACCACTAACCTGGAAGATGTAAACTGGATTCTTGAAGTGTTTGCCCGTGCTGCATGCACCAATGAACCTGAAATAAAAGAACTACCAATTACATGCACCATCGACAAGGCATATCTGCGGGTTGGTAAGTTTATGCAACAGGAGGTGTTCAGGCTGTATCGTTCCGAAACAGAGATGTTGCGTTACATCAAGAAGTTGGAACGCAGGGATATTTCGCTGACACATTCCATGATTTCGCTGGGATCCTGCACCATGAAGCTGAATGCTGCCACAGAGATGTTGCCGCTGAGCTGGATAGAGTTTGGTGGTATCCATCCTTTTGTGCCGGTGGATCAGGCTGCAGGTTACCATTTGCTTTTTGCCGAGCTTAAGCGCGATCTGGCTGAAATAACAGGCTTTGCTGATGTGAGCCTACAGCCCAACTCGGGTGCGGCCGGAGAATATGCCGGACTGATGGTTATCCGTGCCTACCACCATAGCCGCGGCGAGCAACAACGGAATGTGGCTATCATTCCATCCTCGGCACACGGAACGAATCCGGCCAGCGCAGTGATGGCGGGTATGCAGGTAGTAGTGGTAAAATGCGACGAGCGTGGTAATATAGACGTTGATGACCTCCGTGCCAAAGCTGAGAAATACAAAGATACGCTTGCCTGCCTTATGATTACCTATCCAAGTACACACGGCGTTTTTGAGGCATCGGTAGTAGAAATTTGTGCTATCATACACCAAAACGGTGGACAGGTTTATATGGACGGCGCTAATATGAATGCACAGGTAGGTCTTACCAACCCGGGGCTTATAGGTGCCGATGTGTGTCATCTTAATTTGCATAAAACATTCGCTATTCCGCATGGTGGGGGTGGGCCTGGTGTGGGTCCCATTGGTGTGGCCAGGCATTTAATTCCGTTTTTGCCTTCGCATCCCGTTGTACCCAACGGACGTAAAGGTATACCGGCCGTTGCCGCAGCTCCATGGGGTAGTGCCAGTGTACTGCCCATCACTTATGGCTACATTAAAATGTTGGGTAGCGATGGACTTACCAAATCTACTGAGGTAGCTATTCTCAATGCCAACTATCTGGCTCATCGCTTAAAAGATGATTATGGTATCCTTTATACGGGCGAAAAAGGCAGGGTAGCACACGAAATGATTCTGGAGTGTCGCCACTTTAAGGCGAAAACAGGTATCACGGAGCTCGATATTGCCAAGCGGCTGATGGATTTTGGATATCATGCCCCAACGCTTTCCTTCCCGGTACACGGCACTTTGATGGTGGAGCCCACCGAAAGCGAATCGCTGCACGAAATGGATAGGTTTGTTGAAGCCCTGAAAACCATTTATGCCGAAATAAAGGAGATAGAGGAGGGCAAAGCAGATAAACTGGATAACGTGCTGAAAAATGCTCCTCATCCGGATTATAAAGTGGTGGCCGATGAATGGCCTCATGCTTATGGACGTGAAAAAGCAGCCTTCCCCTTGGAATGGATTCGTGAAAATAAGTTTTGGATTGGTGTGGCAAGGGTGGATGATGCTTTTGGGGATAGAAACCTTATTTGTACCTGTGGCTCGCCTGAGGAGTATGCCATATGGCAACAGCAGGAAGAGACTGCTACAGCAAGCAGATAATAAAATAGCAAGTGATTATTTTAATAATCTATTGATAGGTGATTTGTTTAAAAAAAACGAAATCCGACTTAAGACCAATTAAAAAACATCTGAGCTTGTACATCTCCTCCAGCCGGAAGGGCTGGAGGAGATGATCCGAAACTTTTACATCGGATCTACATCGGCCTGAATCACTACCGCTTTAAAACCGGGGTGCGATACTACGGTATCTATGGCGCTGCGGAGCATGGTTTTTATTTTGGGCAGTGAAACCCCGCTTTCTAATTTTAGCATCACCTTACGTATATGCCAGTTTTGTATTTTACTGATGGGTGGTGCCTGCGGTCCAACCACCCTTTCGTTAAATATTCCGCGTAAATACTGGCCAAAATAATCGGCGGCCTGGTTAGCTATATTGGCATTTTTGTGTTTTATGGTGAGGTATATTAAACGGTAAAAAGGCGGATACTTATATGTTTCGCGTTCGGCCAATTCATTTTGGTAATGATTTTTAAAGTTGTTGTTTACCACATCTAAAATAACCGGGTTATCCGGGTTGGCGGTTTGTATAATCACGGTTCCCTGTTTGTTCTTACGGCCTGCTCTGCCACCTACCTGTGCCATCATCTGGAAACTACGTTCAAAAGCCCTGAAGTCGGGGTAGTTGAGCATGCTATCTGCATTGAGTATTCCCACTACGCTCACCTTGTCAAAGTCGAGCCCCTTAGATATCATTTGGGTACCAATCAATATATCTACTTCGCTACGCTCGAAACTGCGTATGATATTTTCGTGTGATTTTCGTGTACGTGATGTATCCAAATCCATACGTACCACCTTGGCTTCGGGGAAAATGATGCGGATGTCCTCCTCAATTTTCTCGGTGCCAAAACCTTTGGTGTGCAAGGCAGGAGATTCGCAAGCACTACAGGTACGCGGCAAGTAGTTTGAATGGCCGCAATAATGGCAAACCAGTTGGTTGATGTGTTTATGGTAGGTGAGGCTCACATCGCAGTATTTGCACTTGGGCACCCACGAACATTGGGCACACTCTAAGTAAGGCGAAAAACCCCTTCGGTTCTGAAACAAGATAGCTTGTTCGCCATTTTCCAAGGCTCTACCCACCTCTTCCACCAGTAAAGGCGAAAAATCCGAACTCATCTTTTTTTTACGTTTTTCTTCTCTTACATTAACGGTTTGTATCCGCGGCATTTTTATACCTTCAAAACGTTCAAATAGTTCTACTAAACCATACTTGCCTACTTGTGTATTGCGATAGGTTTCTATGGATGGCGTGGCTGTTCCCAGCAATACTTTGGCCTTGTGCATATGAGCCAGTACCAGGGCGGCATCGCGGGCATGGTATCGCGGTGCAGGGTCAAATTGCTTATAGGTATTTTCATGCTCTTCATCTATTATTATCAGCCCCAGGTTGTCGAAAGGCAAAAATATCGACGAGCGAACGCCTATTACCACCTTGTAGTTTTCCTTGTTTAGTATGTCGTTCCACACTTCTACCCGTTCTGCATCGCTGTACTTAGAGTGATAAATACCTATCTGATTGCCAAATACCAGTTTCAGGCGCGAGGTAATTTGCGTAGTCAAGGCAATTTCAGGCAAGAGGTAAAGCACCTGTTTTCCTTGTTTTATTTGCTCCTGGATAAGCTGGATGTATATTTCGGTTTTTCCGCTCGATGTTACACCGTGCAGCAGTACCGCATCTTTAAGAGCAAACTGCTGCTGGATTTGCTGCCTGGCTTTTTGCTGTATAGGGTTAAGGTTGTGCATGCCTTTGGTTGACGTTGCATCAGTATCCAATCGGGATATGGTAGTTTCTATCTCTATAAACAAACCTTTACTTATTAACTCGTTGAGCACAGTTGTAGAGGCACCGCTTTTTTTCTTTAATTCATTTTTATCGATGGTTTTGGCATAGTTGTTTTTATGCGCGCCACCTATCATAGTAAAAAAAACCATGAGCGCATTCAGCTGTTTTTTGGCTCGGCTCAATTCTGTAAAGGCATTCTGCAATTTTTGCTCATGGCTGTATTCAGGGGCCAGTTGCAGCACCTTTTTAGTCTTTGGTTTGTAGCTGTCTTTCAGGCGTTCGCTAACAAATACGGCTTGTTTGTCGAGTAAGGACTTTATAACAGGAAGTGAGTTTTTCATTTCCGTTATGTTATTTAAATCCTGTATGCTGGCTGTTTTTTTTTCGGCCAGGTAATCCAATACGATGGTTTCTTTGGCATTGAGCTTCGCCCCGGAAAGCCAATCTGCATTATAATGTACTTTGGTTTGGCTTTCTAACTTTAATCCCGATGGCAAGGCCGCTTTATATACTTCACCCAAGGTGCACATGTAATAATCGGCTATCCAGCGCCAAAAATTCAGTTGCACTTCGTTTACTACAGGTTGTTTGTCCAGTATCGAGATAATCTCTTTGGTCTCGTATGCTTCGGGCTTTTGATCGTGCAGGGAATAAACCACACCCGAATAGTATTTTTTATTTCCAAAGGGCACCACTACGCGCATACCGGGTACTATTGCGCTTGTCCACTCTTCCGGAATTTGGTAGGTGAAAAGGCGCGGCAAAGGAACCGGCAAAATAATATCTGCATAAAATGTGCTGTCCATTACAATTAAATAACACTTGCCACGACGGCATTTTTGTACCTATCGCTGTAAGATAAGACATTATTCAGAAATGAATAACAAAGACTACTATGGGATTAAAACGGCATGTCTCTATCGGCAGGATTTTGCGGAAATTCGGAAATATCTGAACTGTAGCCACCCGGTACTCCGCTAAAGCCATCATTTCCGGTAGGTTCGTTCATTTTAGAACCGTAGGTTACCGACTGGCCACCGGCATCAACGCCCAAATCACTCCCGAACACACCTGTGTCTGGGTTCTCGAAACGGGCCAGCTCACCCCTAAAGCGCAACCTAACATCTCCTGTAGCCCCGTTACGGTGTTTGGCCACGATGATTTCGCCCATGCCTATCAATGAGTTGCCCTGCTCATCCTCCGTAATACGATAGTATTCCGGACGATGTATAAAGCACACCATATCGGCATCCTGCTCAATGGCTCCGGACTCCCTAAGGTCGGAAAGCTGGGGGCGTTTCCCCTCCGCTCCGGCACGTCCCTCTACACCCCGGTTGAGCTGCGAAAGGGCAATGATAGGTATGTTCAGTTCCTTGGCCAGCCCCTTTAGTGAGCGCGATATCATACTTACTTCTTCCTGTCTCGAACCGGCATTCATGCCATTGGCATTCATCAGCTGAAGGTAGTCGATAATAATCACTTGTATGTCATGTTCTTTTTTTAGCCTGCGGGCTTTGGCTCTCAACTCAAATATGGAAAGACCGGGAGAGTCGTCCACATAAATGGGAGCATCAATAAGGTTTTGTATTTTATGGTCGAGTTGTTCCCACTCGTAGCTGGCCAGGTTGCCTTTTTTTATCTTTTCGGCAGGTAGTTCCGTTTCTGAAACGATCAATCGGTTTACCAGCTGCACGTTGCCCATCTCCAACGAAAATACTGCCACGGCCTGGTTAAAGTCCAGTGCCATGTTACGTGCCATGCTTAAAACAAAGGCTGTTTTTCCCATAGCGGGACGCGCCGCGATAACTATCATATCCGTTTTTTGCCAACCTGAGGTTATCCTGTCCAGCTCATGGAAGCCGGAAGGTACCCCACTCATCCCGTCTTCGCGTTGCGAGGCTATCTTAATCATCTCGATGGCTTCATCGATGACAGGATTAATTTGGGTAACCCCCTTTTTCATGTTACCCTGGCTCAGCTTAAAAAAGGAGCTTTCCGATTCGTCCAGCAGGTCGTCCACGTCTATGGCATCATCATAGGCTTTGGTCTGAAGCTCCGAGCTGATGCGAATTACCTCGCGCTGCAAGTATTTTTGCCAGATGATGCGGGCATGATATTCAATGTTCGCCGCCGAAGCAATTCTGCCCGTTAGTTGGGTGATAAAAAAGGCACCACCCACCTCCTCCAACATGCTCATGCTGCGCAGCTCTTCAGTTACCGTGAGCATGTCAACGGGGCGATCCTTGGCGTTGAGGGTTTGGATGGCTGAATATATTTTTTGGTGCGTATCCTTGTAAAAACACTCGGGTTTCAGTATCTCGCCTACAGCAGTAAAAGCATCCTTTTCTAACATCAGCGCACCCAATACCGCCTCTTCTATTTCCAAGGCCTGAGGCGGCATTTTACCTACTTCTAAATCTACTTTAGGTGATGTTTTTTTATTGGGGTAAGTTCTTTTTTCTGCCATAATATCCTACTATTTTTTGCAAACGGGATACAAAGTTAATCAACTAAAATTAGTCGTCAAGTATACCAGTCAATTAGTTTTCGCTAAATGTGTAATAGGTTCTTATTTCGAATGCATTGTTATTTATAAAAAAACATTACAATGATAACCCTTACAAGCCGGAACCTTTTAATGTTTTAGTAAAGGAGCTTTTAAAATCATGTAATTTGTGAACTAATGGATTTCAACGAATAAATTGCGTCGCCACTAACCAATGAATCATATGAAATTGTTTTATCAATAACTGCATTGTGTTAATGGACAAAATAAAAGGATTGAAAAGACATTTGTAACTTGTAACTTATTGTTGTCGTATCATTATAATCGAGTCAGCTACCGGTGCTTTCTCTAAAAATCAACGGGTTTGTTAAATGCGCTATACAGAGCTAAATAAATGGATTGGAAGACTTAAAATATATAAAATGTGGAGGCTGGAAACCACTATAAAAAACAGGGCGGAACCGAAAAGCTTTACGAGTAGGATTTTTATAATTAATGTAATATGAATTGGTATTTAACTGTATTAAAAAATTACGCCGACTTTAGTGGCCGTGCACGACGAAAAGAGTACTGGATGTTCGTGCTGTTCAACATTATTTTTGCCATTGTGGCAATAGTTGTGGACAATATCCTGGGAATAACTTTTGGTGTAATACCCTATGGACCAGTCTACCTACTATATGGCTTAGCGGTTATAATTCCGAGTGTAGCTGTTGGGGTGCGACGCTTACACGATATTGGTAAAAGTGGTTGGATGATTTTAATTTCTCTTATCCCTATAATCGGCGGTATTTGGTTATTGGTACTGATGGTTACTGATAGTGTGCCCGGAGATAATCAGTATGGTCCAAACCCTAAAGCTATAACGTTTTAAGATATAATTTTATACTATGCAAAAGGTGCGTTGATAGTTAAACAACTGTTAGCGCGCCTTTTGTGTTATATAGCAATCTGTTCAATGGTTTATTAATTTTTATTGCCTACGAAAATGCAATACTTAGCTTTGCAGGATGTCCTGCAGGCACCGTGCTTATGCTGGCGGCCATCCCTTTTCATTTTTAGCTGGATTAAAATATTTATCTTAGCACATCCATTCTCAATACCACAAACATGATTTATTTTCCTAACGCAAAAATAAATATTGGCCTGTACGTTACCGAAAAACGACCGGATGGCTATCATAATATCGAAACCTTATTTTATCCTACACGCCTGTGCGATGCCCTGGAGATACTTGAAAATACGGAAAGTGAGGCTCCACTTCAATGGAGCAGCAGCGGGATAGCGCTGGATGGCAAGGCCGCGGACAACCTCTGCGTAAAAGCTTTGAATTTGTTAAAGCAGGATTACGCTATCCCACCCGTAAAAATGCATCTGCATAAGGTGATACCTTTTGGAGCGGGTTTGGGCGGAGGGTCGGCAGATGCGGCATTTACTTTAAAAGGATTAAACGATATGTTTAAGTTGGGTATCGCTACAGATAAACTGATGGCTTATGCTGCCAGCCTGGGTGCCGATTGTGCCTTTTTTATCCATAACATCCCACAAATGGCCACGGGTATAGGCGATATTTTAAGTCCATGTAATATTAATTTAAAAGGATATTATTTATTATTGGTCAAGCCCGATATACATGTGTCTACGCCCGAGGCCTACAAGGGCATCCGGCCCAAACCTCTTGCTGTACCTTTTACAGCGCAATTGAACTTGCCTCCCGACCAATGGAAAGGGGTAATAAAAAATGATTTTGAGGAATCGGTATTTCCCAATCATCCGGGAATAAAAGCCATTAAAGATAAAATGTATGCAACAGGGGCGCTGTATGCTTCTATGACAGGTAGTGGAGCAGCCGTATTTGGGCTGTTTAAAAATAAACCCGAAAAGGATTATCCGGGCTGCTTTGTTTGGTATGAAGAAATCGGATAGCGATGCAGAAGCAGCATCGACGATCTTTGATTTACAGATATATGCAAAGTTTTGCTTCAAATATAATTACTCCGTCATCCCCGAACCGCTCAATGAGCGGTTTTTAAGCCTCCCCCCATTCGGGGGGAACGAGGGGGGCTTTTTTATACCTATTCTTCGATAACAATCATCAAATGGTTCTTAGGAACTTTATCACCTTCGCTAACGCAAATTTCTTTTATCTTACCATCAAAAGGCATAGCTATTTGGTTTAGCATTTTCATGGCTTCCAGCACCAGTAGCGATTCACCTTCTTTTACCTTATCACCCACCTTAACGTTTATTTTCACAATTGTTCCGGGTATATACGATTTTATCTCGCAGAAATCCGGAGCTTGCCAAGGCTTCCTGTTCAGGTATTTTTTTGTGGTCTTGGTTTTGTAAATCATGCTCAGCACTTGAAAACCGACCAATTCGTCTTTTTTGCTCATTATAAGTCGATTTAAAATGGAGGAATACCGTGTTTTTTCTTAGGATGGTGCACTTCCTTACCTTTAGATACCTCTATAGCGTGCAGTAATATGTTGCGCGTATCATTGGGTTCAATTACCGAGTCGATATAACCCTTGGCTGCGGCCACATAGGGGTTGGCAAACTTTTCCTTGTATTCTTTAACTTTGATTGCACGCATTTTATTGGGGTCTTCGGCTTCTTCAATCTCCTTTTTAAAGATGATGTTGGCCGCCCCTTCGGGTCCCATAACAGCAATCTCGGCAGTAGGCCAGGCAAACATAAAGTCGGCTCCCAGATGGCGCGAGTTCATGGCAATGTAACCACCGCCGTAAGCCTTACGCAAAATAACGGTTACCTTAGGCACAGTAGCCTCTGAGTATGCATAAAGCACTTTGGCACCATGGCGTATAACACCGGCATGTTCCTGATCCACACCGGGCAGATATCCGGGCATGTCTTCCAGGG includes these proteins:
- a CDS encoding 3-deoxy-D-manno-octulosonic acid transferase, which produces MSIVYNLGIFLYSALLWLLSPFNHKAKKLHRGRADTMRRISELHIKHSSIWIHCASLGEFEQGRPIIEAIKRKKPSQKIVLTFFSPSGYEVQKNYALADEVFYLPADRPANAKKLIRAIKPKQVIFVKYEFWFHYLNQLHRSGIDTYIVSAIFRPQHAFFRWYGGWYKKMLRCFTKLYVQDEESAQLLANIGITNCQVSGDTRFDRVYQIAQNAREYPQLALFAKGHKVIVGGSTWPTGEKLLSAYLKHNPDCKLLLAPHEIHEEHMAQIETAMKPFGCARYTALQDVDPEQLRVLIVDTMGMLSSMYRYGDVAYIGGGFGSGIHNTLEAATFGLPVIIGPNYQKYQEACDLIQLGGGFCIHNSSEFNQRADNLLKNTEQLATASRASVDYVNNMRGATQTIIKELIG
- the gcvP gene encoding aminomethyl-transferring glycine dehydrogenase, with protein sequence MATDKFVARHIGPRKHEINQMLDAIGAESMEALMNEAVPSNIRLKEPLRLARGITERQYFRKIKDIAAKNKVYNTYIGMGYYDTITPAVIHRNVLENPVWYTSYTPYQAEISQGRLEALLNFQTVVVELTGMEITNASLLDEATAAAEAMMVMYDCRPRQMAKDGANIVFVDEKIWPQTRAVLETRARPLGIELQFGNWQNYKPADKHFGVIIQYPNSDGKVEDYRALVEKAHEKECQVAVGADLLSLSMLTPPGEWGADIVFGSTQRFGVPMGYGGPHAAFFAARESAKRYMPGRIIGITKDANGKRALRMALQTREQHIKREKATSNICTAQALLATMAGFYAVYHGPEGITTIAKQIHGIASLLAAEIEKLGYKQLNDNFFDTIRFSMAPHASVELIEQYSLELEMNFRYFDNDEVALSIDETTNLEDVNWILEVFARAACTNEPEIKELPITCTIDKAYLRVGKFMQQEVFRLYRSETEMLRYIKKLERRDISLTHSMISLGSCTMKLNAATEMLPLSWIEFGGIHPFVPVDQAAGYHLLFAELKRDLAEITGFADVSLQPNSGAAGEYAGLMVIRAYHHSRGEQQRNVAIIPSSAHGTNPASAVMAGMQVVVVKCDERGNIDVDDLRAKAEKYKDTLACLMITYPSTHGVFEASVVEICAIIHQNGGQVYMDGANMNAQVGLTNPGLIGADVCHLNLHKTFAIPHGGGGPGVGPIGVARHLIPFLPSHPVVPNGRKGIPAVAAAPWGSASVLPITYGYIKMLGSDGLTKSTEVAILNANYLAHRLKDDYGILYTGEKGRVAHEMILECRHFKAKTGITELDIAKRLMDFGYHAPTLSFPVHGTLMVEPTESESLHEMDRFVEALKTIYAEIKEIEEGKADKLDNVLKNAPHPDYKVVADEWPHAYGREKAAFPLEWIRENKFWIGVARVDDAFGDRNLICTCGSPEEYAIWQQQEETATASR
- the priA gene encoding replication restart helicase PriA — translated: MDSTFYADIILPVPLPRLFTYQIPEEWTSAIVPGMRVVVPFGNKKYYSGVVYSLHDQKPEAYETKEIISILDKQPVVNEVQLNFWRWIADYYMCTLGEVYKAALPSGLKLESQTKVHYNADWLSGAKLNAKETIVLDYLAEKKTASIQDLNNITEMKNSLPVIKSLLDKQAVFVSERLKDSYKPKTKKVLQLAPEYSHEQKLQNAFTELSRAKKQLNALMVFFTMIGGAHKNNYAKTIDKNELKKKSGASTTVLNELISKGLFIEIETTISRLDTDATSTKGMHNLNPIQQKARQQIQQQFALKDAVLLHGVTSSGKTEIYIQLIQEQIKQGKQVLYLLPEIALTTQITSRLKLVFGNQIGIYHSKYSDAERVEVWNDILNKENYKVVIGVRSSIFLPFDNLGLIIIDEEHENTYKQFDPAPRYHARDAALVLAHMHKAKVLLGTATPSIETYRNTQVGKYGLVELFERFEGIKMPRIQTVNVREEKRKKKMSSDFSPLLVEEVGRALENGEQAILFQNRRGFSPYLECAQCSWVPKCKYCDVSLTYHKHINQLVCHYCGHSNYLPRTCSACESPALHTKGFGTEKIEEDIRIIFPEAKVVRMDLDTSRTRKSHENIIRSFERSEVDILIGTQMISKGLDFDKVSVVGILNADSMLNYPDFRAFERSFQMMAQVGGRAGRKNKQGTVIIQTANPDNPVILDVVNNNFKNHYQNELAERETYKYPPFYRLIYLTIKHKNANIANQAADYFGQYLRGIFNERVVGPQAPPISKIQNWHIRKVMLKLESGVSLPKIKTMLRSAIDTVVSHPGFKAVVIQADVDPM
- the dnaB gene encoding replicative DNA helicase, with amino-acid sequence MAEKRTYPNKKTSPKVDLEVGKMPPQALEIEEAVLGALMLEKDAFTAVGEILKPECFYKDTHQKIYSAIQTLNAKDRPVDMLTVTEELRSMSMLEEVGGAFFITQLTGRIASAANIEYHARIIWQKYLQREVIRISSELQTKAYDDAIDVDDLLDESESSFFKLSQGNMKKGVTQINPVIDEAIEMIKIASQREDGMSGVPSGFHELDRITSGWQKTDMIVIAARPAMGKTAFVLSMARNMALDFNQAVAVFSLEMGNVQLVNRLIVSETELPAEKIKKGNLASYEWEQLDHKIQNLIDAPIYVDDSPGLSIFELRAKARRLKKEHDIQVIIIDYLQLMNANGMNAGSRQEEVSMISRSLKGLAKELNIPIIALSQLNRGVEGRAGAEGKRPQLSDLRESGAIEQDADMVCFIHRPEYYRITEDEQGNSLIGMGEIIVAKHRNGATGDVRLRFRGELARFENPDTGVFGSDLGVDAGGQSVTYGSKMNEPTGNDGFSGVPGGYSSDISEFPQNPADRDMPF
- a CDS encoding DUF805 domain-containing protein, which produces MNWYLTVLKNYADFSGRARRKEYWMFVLFNIIFAIVAIVVDNILGITFGVIPYGPVYLLYGLAVIIPSVAVGVRRLHDIGKSGWMILISLIPIIGGIWLLVLMVTDSVPGDNQYGPNPKAITF
- the ispE gene encoding 4-(cytidine 5'-diphospho)-2-C-methyl-D-erythritol kinase, with translation MIYFPNAKINIGLYVTEKRPDGYHNIETLFYPTRLCDALEILENTESEAPLQWSSSGIALDGKAADNLCVKALNLLKQDYAIPPVKMHLHKVIPFGAGLGGGSADAAFTLKGLNDMFKLGIATDKLMAYAASLGADCAFFIHNIPQMATGIGDILSPCNINLKGYYLLLVKPDIHVSTPEAYKGIRPKPLAVPFTAQLNLPPDQWKGVIKNDFEESVFPNHPGIKAIKDKMYATGALYASMTGSGAAVFGLFKNKPEKDYPGCFVWYEEIG
- a CDS encoding acetyl-CoA carboxylase biotin carboxyl carrier protein subunit gives rise to the protein MSKKDELVGFQVLSMIYKTKTTKKYLNRKPWQAPDFCEIKSYIPGTIVKINVKVGDKVKEGESLLVLEAMKMLNQIAMPFDGKIKEICVSEGDKVPKNHLMIVIEE